From the Gemmatimonadaceae bacterium genome, one window contains:
- a CDS encoding ATP-binding protein translates to KAQQILVNELNLDPMATMRFAMTLSEVCQNIVEHAQTMGWVAVQTYRYRQRLGRRVVVIAVCDAGIGFRRSLESAPGRKLSDRWDDGMALEEAVIRGVSRFRDPGRGQGLAGVRRYVGRWDGKLSVRSGTARISLVPPWDDDLPMREHLSPLPGAQVQITIPERVPQK, encoded by the coding sequence CCAAGGCACAGCAGATCCTCGTCAACGAGTTGAACCTCGACCCGATGGCGACGATGCGCTTTGCCATGACGCTTTCCGAAGTTTGCCAGAACATCGTGGAACACGCGCAGACCATGGGGTGGGTGGCAGTGCAGACGTACCGCTATCGCCAGCGACTGGGGCGGCGCGTGGTGGTCATCGCCGTCTGTGACGCCGGCATCGGCTTCCGTCGCTCGCTGGAAAGCGCGCCCGGGCGAAAGCTGAGCGACCGGTGGGACGACGGCATGGCGCTCGAAGAAGCGGTGATTCGTGGCGTGAGTCGATTCCGTGATCCGGGACGAGGGCAAGGGCTCGCCGGGGTCCGCCGATACGTGGGGCGGTGGGACGGGAAACTCTCCGTGCGAAGCGGCACGGCGCGCATCTCGCTCGTTCCCCCATGGGACGACGACCTCCCGATGCGCGAACACCTGTCTCCCCTTCCTGGGGCACAAGTCCAGATCACGATTCCGGAACGGGTACCCCAGAAGTGA